The genomic DNA atataccataaacataccctCAAATCCATATgccgcctcctcccctgtgtataacacaGCCCCCCGCCCTaaaatatgattaaacaccttaggggtccctaacaacaatttccaaaagctaacaaacccccagaacaaactctatgaggctcatgtcccacagggtacagaataggacaggcagagtatggcacatccaAGAAGTATagtgcaggcagaatatggcacacacaggtagcatatggcaggcagagtatggcacacacagagagcatagggcaggcagaatatggcacacacagggagcatatagcaggcagagtatggcacacacagggagcatagggcaggcagaatatggcacacacagagagcgtatggcaggcagagtatggcacacacagggagcatagggcaggcagagtatggcacacacacagggagcattgggaaggcagagtatggcacacacacagggagcattgggaaggcagaatacagcaggagacaaggaaacctatcagaactctaagatggacagttcatactgtgctacatacagtgacacaatgctgatgcccctccagcagtttataTGAAGTGGGAACAGGTGAAAATGTGGACACTTTCAGTCtaggtctgaggtgtgaacagtaaagggctttaggggtgtgaacaacagaggtgttacaagtgtgagcaatgcaggagtttactgtctgaatttgaacaatgcaggggccagttaatctcagtactgataaaataaactttgtttctttttatggctgttaagtgcagagaaacacatgactttccagtacaaatgagagactgcgggttgagctgtcaaaagagggactgtccctctaaaaacgggacagttgggaggtaggtttaccttttaaatcttacacaaggtaaggaatcacagcaggcagactttcatgtggggggtcaCACAAGGGGGGGGTTTAAAAACTCAATCTTTCCTAACATTAGATATGAGAGCCCAATTAATCATATGAGTCGAATATATAATGCTTGTTCCTTTAGTTATTCAAATTACATTTCCACTCTGGAAACAAAGCTGCTTTCACACCAGCGAATGGAGGTTTTCACCAATGTAATTTGAGCAACTGGAAGAAGAGATATTTATCTATTGATGGAGAAgccacctctttttttttttttttttttaaagaaattggcagaaaaagatatatacagtatagcatagTTAAAAGTAGGTTCTCCAACAAGGCAGGGAAAAGTaaatgctattgcagagctaaaagtGCTCTAACAGCAATGCCATTTAGCCTTCTCATTGACTCAAATGCttattggcaacattttgtgaaGTTTTACACAAAGTGAAATGTTATGAGTTTGCTTATCACTTGTGTCCGGTAACTGTCGATGAGTTTTGCAGATCAGTTTGGAGGAATTTAAGGCTGTTCTTCCTTACAGAACCACTGCCCGTTTCAGCTCCTTCCGCAACATTTCTATAGGATTAAGGTCAGGGCTTTGACCCAAAACATAGACAATCTTCtgctttaaccattctttggtagattGATTTCTGTGTCCAACTTTCTCTTGAGCTTCAGTTCAAGGACATATAGCCTGAAATTTTCCTGCAGAAATTGCTAGAACAATTCAGAACTCAAAGGTGGACAGTTGTCTTTGTGACAAAGATTTAAGTAATTCATTAGAGCAGGTGCTTAAACCTATGgttttttatgtaaattataccttggtTTCAGCTTCTATGGTCAGTATTACAACAAGTGACCAGGGATGGATTTACATAGTAATCCCCTCACCTTTATTcgtacaaattttcatcatccgtacggagcaatggggattggtgcactggaaatttcaaaaacaattgtatctcctgtgcatccccagtgtttctgaactaatgtgggtgtggttgggcagcatgccacccccctaaaatcctgcctccctaggcccaggccttggtggcctttccacaaatccgggcctgcagatgACAACAATTGGAACCTTTTATTTTGATAAACAAGACACATTTCTCCACTGGAACTTTGCATAGTCCCATTTCAAATAACATTCGATTAATGCTTACACTATTATACACTACTATAAACAAATTATTGGTTATCCACATCTCACAGACCTTCAGTTTTTAAACAAATCATCGTGTCCATTTAAATGCTTAGGATGCAAGTACTCCCCTAGCAGAACCTTAGACTTTCTCATTTAATGCTGCCTGCCTTATTCTAAGTGGACTTGGACTTGGGTAGAGACTGAAATAGGGTTTCATTGTAACATTTGTTACCCCCCTGATTTTGGTATCTATTTTGGTATATTTTGATGTTCTTTGTATTTGTGCAACATTAAATGataaattatgagtttaaaaattgTGATGACACATAGTAAATGTTTGGCCTTTGTCATAATTTGTTCCTTATGTTGTTTTCTGGCTactgtttttatgtaattttggCACCATTTCTTATTATTAAGTGTGACTCTAATCTGTCCAAGCTATCACTTAAATCTGTCACTGAGAATGAAACATCTGTGTCCTTGATAATGTTATCAACACAGATTGGTCATCAACTAAAATCTGACAACCTTCAGCAAAGCCATGtcctattaaatatattatatgtacagtTAGACTGGGAAACATAAAGCATGACATGTTAATTCTTGTACCCCATGAAAACTGTATTATTCATTTACAACAAACAGCATCCACGCTGTAAAATTCAATTCTGCAAGATAAACTTAAGATCATAAAAGCTAGATTTATAAATGCTGAAGTTGTTTTCTATTTAAACCAACAATGATCACTCCATGTTTGCCTGATTTTTGGTCTGTTCATtatcaggaagaaaaaaaaaagaccaaaacaaAAGATCTTAGCCTGCCAGTCCGTTGACCTATATATCAAGCACTTCAGGGAGATATAATCTATTGTTTTTTCCAAAAGAATAGTGACAGGAGGACATATGTACTctcactttattatttaaaaaaaaaaaacactaataatgtACAGAATACTTACATGAACTCAAACAACAAACATGCATGATAATGGGGCAAATACagctaattatttgattaatgtaATGAGCTTTTTAGTGACAGCACAAACTGTCTCCTTTTGGCCTTTTTAAACAGCTCTTTGATCAGCAAACCTATTACTGGCCCCAACAATGAGATATGCTGTTTGTCTAGAATGCATTAATTACTGTATTAGTTGCCACTTAAGTCAATAATAAATGGTTTCATTGATTTTACAGAAAGCTAATTATCCCACATCTGCCGGTTAATGTTTCAGATCCAAATGGTCAGAGTCTTTTAGATCCCAGGCACTATGCTTGGTTTCAGGCAGTGCAGTAGAGTATGGAGTACTGTATATAAGTAAGTTATAGGTAGAAGATATATTCCAATTAAAATTAATGTACACTGTTAAGTAAACATACAGGACTTCAAGTAAACCtgaaatgtataattaagtaTAAAATATACAACAAATCTGAACTCTGCCTTTGAACAATTCCACACAGGGAGATCATGCATATTCATGTGCCATGAATTCAGTTGCTTCTTGAACACATGTGATATGCCACATGCTATATTTATAATGgtaatctaaaggtggccatagacgtagagatccgctcatttggcgatgtcgggaaacgaacggatctctccgCGATATGCCCACATCGAGGCGGGCAATATCGgcctgatccaatcgtgggcccaagGGCCCAACGATTTtatcataatgcatctgatacggACGGTTGGATCgctggaccacatcaacgaacagatgcggccgcgatccaacgggattttttaacctgcccaattgagatctggccgactttcagccagatatcgattggggaagtcCGTCGGAtgaccccacacatgggccaataagctgccgactcagtctgtcggcagcttttatcagcccttgtatgggggccttaaggcctGGTTCTTTGTAGATCCTGGACAAATATTGCACTTCTCTCTAAAGGATTTGAAAGTAGATAATTTCAGCATAAAATCTGAagcttttgtatttgtttctgtATCATCCAAAATTTTGTTCAAGCCAGTCtggctttatatattttaacaaagTGAATATCACAAGCCAACAGAAACTAATATCTTGACGATGTTAAAATATAGAACACATAAAAGAATACATTGTTTAAttacatatatatgaatattttaaaataatgtgcaAAATTAATTTTGACTTTAGCTAGGATTTCCCTTTAAAAGTTATTGGCTTAATGACATTGATAAATGTGTCATTTAAGGtcttttttaacattaaaggCAAAGGAAAGACAAAATGATTAAGGCCATGGAGAATCAGAAATGTTTTGCAGATGCTGGCAAAGCTTGTGATAGTGTGCCTTAGAATACATATTTTCATCTCCAGTTGGAAAATAAAGTATTCGTGTCATAAACAGAACCTGTGAAAGTAGCAAGGAACATTTATAAGCAGTCGGAATGCAAGCAATGAACTTGAACATTATCTTCAACTCTTAACATTTggattttccagaaaaaaagagCAGCCAGTACTTTACAACTCTGAATGGAAAGGAAAATATAACACTAACTACATGAACAAACACCCCATCCTATAATCAAAAGAGTTGGAAAGATTCTACAATGGAATATTCAGGTAATATTAGTTCTGTTAATAATGGCTTATACATTTTTTCACTGccaatactttcattttttattcattcttttttgtttgttatatcaAGTAAAATGTCATTACAACTTATTAATAAGTTAGGGTATTGATTGTGAGTTAGTTAGTTATTGATTGTAAGTGGGTGTTTTGTTACACAGGCATGGGATTTGTTATTCgaaaacccattagccagaaaactcagaattataggaaggtaatctcccgtagactccatttaaataaaataattcctttttctctgtaataataaaacagtgccttgtacttgatccaactaatatataattaatccttattggaggcaaaataaattcgatttaattaaagtttaaaagatttttaagtAGAGTTAGAGCGGTTGCAGACGGTGACTATTTATCGCCTGTGACTATTTATGAGCGACTGCAGGCGACAATCTTCTGAAAATGCCTCTCCGTTTAAAATAATTGAACTCACTGGTGCTAGGACCAACATCCTGCTAAGTCGTCTGATGGTTCCTTCAGAGGCCATTTTTTGCGAGTTAGTGATATGTTGGTCATAGTTTCAATTATTTCAAAATGCTCCATTGTTTAAATCCAAATCAAAGAAAGTCCCTTTACCTGGAATGCCCCAGGGCCTGAGCATTTTGGAATaatagatccattatctgtattATGCTTTATGCTGCAAAGTATCCTGCAATAAAGAAAGCAGATGGGTAGATGGCCTAAGCTAATGTCAGTGATAAGGCAGGGGCACCAGATTTATtgataacacttaggggcagatttactaagggtcgaatttcgaagttaaaaaaacttctaaattcgaccctcgaattgaaatccttcaacttcgaatatcgaagttgaaggatttttatcgtattcgatcgaacgattgaatagaaaccgttcggtcgaacgattaaatcgttcgaatcgaacttCGAAAATtcgctcgagcttagtaaatctgccctaattGGGGTACTGTAAGTAGTAACAAAGCAAGATGATAATAGAGAAAAATGAAAGTGCATAAAGAAGAGCAGGATTGAGGGTAAAGTGGAagcaaaaacatttcaaattgtAATTgctagaaaaaattatttttcaatcttgaaaaagtgtttttatatcATGCTTAAAGAAGCTGCACCTCTCTTTCTTTCATTGTATAACTAACAGTAGAGTGTTTTTTATGGCCAACTGTACTAATTCAGATTAGTATCTATGTTAATAAATGAGTCCTAAAGAGCTTTACTCTTGCTTTTTttcttagggagctagcacacgggcagatttggggagatttagtcgcatggcgactaatcgcctcttctgcgggacgaaaatctccccaaactgccttccccctgccttccgcctgctgtAATGAGAAAATGTCAGCGCAATGGCAttcgcagcgcttcgatttccaaagtcgcctgaagtttcctcgtgaggcgacttaaacttgtgactaaatctccccgaatctgcccgtatgcTAATGGTATTTCCTGCCCCTCCCTGCTTACAGCATTTTATTATATAGTGCACACAATTCCCTCTTTACACAGCACATTAATTTAAATATCAgtttatttagagcttttttataGAGAACACCTAGAGCACAACTGGTGCAGATGTAGGAGTAGCACCGTTCACCCAGGAAACATAACCTTATGGGgccttttttttcacagaatcttgaaaaatttgtggctttcctatatttctaaaattcCAGAGAAAaaattccagatttattaaatgtaaaaaccatgacaACGTCTAAGACAAAGCTTTAAAACCTCTAAGACACCAACTTTTGTCAATGtactacagaagtcaatgggagatgctcTGATCCAATTGAACTGctttaacagtaacaccaaaaaataaaagtattttaaaggagtgacaatttaatttactgtttgcctacactggtaaaactggtgtgtttgcttcagaaacactactatagtttatataaacaagcttctgtgtagccatgggggcagccattcaagcccaggatacacagtagataacataagttctgaagaatcccattgtatgctacagagcttatctgttatctgttgggtatcctgtgccttttctcccttttcagctttgcatggctgcccccgtggctacacagcagcttgtttatataaacacaccagttgcaccagtgcagcacagtacagtatattttcattactttaaaacactttcattttttggtgttactgttcctttaaatcaattcagactttaaaaACGTATTTGGATTTTCTtcttcactaggaattgtctgaaaaacttgaatttttagaggttttcaaagtgTTCATATTTTTATGTTCACCACTTTTTTGTTCGCACTTTAATATCTttcaataaattcaatgacaatcatggttttagagtttgtgattGGAGTGATAATttgaaaccactaaaatctgatcTTTAATAAATCAGAATCCACATGTATACATATGTAATTATATACCTTTCAAATAGGGTTAGTAACAATTAGgaccatttttttccttttagcatTATGggtcaaatgaaattaagaaagAAAACTTCCcgccctaaaaaataatttacaaagttTATATGGGAATTTGAAACTGAATTAGGACATAAGCATTCCCGATGGAACATTATCTATCGCACAGAGGAGAAACCCTGcattgtgtattaataaatatatggTCACTAATACAGTACATTCCTTTATTGtttaaacagtggcgtaactaccaggggtgcaaaggtGGGGATCGCACCTGGGtccacacccccttggggcccaccagcGCTGCAATAATGGTTATGGCAGGAtgctgggcagggggagattttacagctCATACAattcataggggggagggccCGACAGGGGGACTCAGGagcccatcctgtaccagggccctcCGGAGAGTAATTATGCCACTGTGTTTAAATCAAATGTTTCAGCTGGCTTTGtacattgttacaaatgtatactTTTGTGCATGTTTTAGGAATAATAATCAGAAGTCAAGTCAGCACATTTCTCATAAACACGCAAAAATCTAACCTCAAAAATGAACTGATCCATCAAAACGTTTATGGGGCCAGCAACTTTGCACACAAGAGCACAACACACTTTggaaataaaccacatttttgtgGCTGGTGTTTTTCTGTCAGCTATCTGCTGGCATGACAGAAATATTGATAATACATGCAAGAACCCTGTGCCATACTTGTGCATTGTAACACCATAGCAGGCATGATAGCAACAaattacagtacaaacaaaatagatGATTACAACGTTTacccttctttttccttttctttaggaTATGGAGCGGTCCCCATTAACATCGCAATGTCCAACCCTACCAACAACTCTAGGACTAACAGCACCTGCTCTCTGGATAACCATACCAACACAGTTGTTTTTTCTGTGCTCTACATAGTTCTGTTCATTGTTGGCGTAATAATGAATGGTTTGGCAGTACATGTATTTTTCCGGATACCAAGTAATTCAAATTTTGTTATATTCTTGAAGAATTCAGTCATTTCTGATTGTCTCATGATCCTGACTTTTCCATTTAAGATTCTAAGTGATTCGAAACTCGGGCTATGGAAGCTAAAGGGCTTTGTGTGCCAAGTCACGTcagtgatattttattttacaatgtacATCAGTATTATATTCCTTGGTCTTATTACAATCGATCGCTATCTAAAAACAGTCAGACCATTTCACAACTCTCATGCAAATCTGCGTCCAGTCAAGATTATATCAACTTTAATATGGATTATAATGTTTTCAATTTCCCTACCCAATATGATTTTCACTAGCAAGACTCAAactcaaaaaaatgtgaaaaaatgttacCTGCTTAAGTCTGATTTTGGATTAATGTGGCATGAAATTGTTAACTTTATCTGTCAATTCATTTTCTGGGTTGCATTTGCGATTATAGTGGTCTGCTACCTTCTTATAACCAGGAAACTCTTACAGTCATACAAGAAAACTAGAAGTGAAAGAAGAAAATCGAGAAGAAAAGTCAACATCAAAGTTTTTATCATTATTGCCGTgttctttgtttgttttgttcCATTCCACTTTGCTCGGATACCATACACATTAAGCCAGACAAGAGATGTCTTTCAGTGTTCTGCAAATACTCTTTTCTATGTCAAGGAGAGCACCTTGTGGTTATCCTCTCTAAATGCATGCCTCGATCCTTTCATCTACTTTTTCCTCTGTAGATCATTTAGAAACTCGCTGCTGGCCATGTGGAGAAAAAGGCAGCTCTGTGTCTCATCTTATGACAGTCCACGAAATGCAAAGAGAATCAAAATAAGGAGAGAGGagacaaatatatagaaaaagaGGGTGTCCTTTCTGCTACTTTATACTAGAGTTACATAATAAatcacacttaggggctgattcacaaagggtcgaatatcgagggtaaattaaccctcattattcgactgggaattaaaatccttcgacttcgaatatcgaagtcgaaggattttagtgcaaatagtgcgatcgaacggtcgaaggattattccttcgatcgaacgataaaatccttcgaatcaaacaattcgaaggattttaatccaacgatctaaggaatatccttcgatcaaaaaaacttaggaaatcctatggggaccttccccataggctaacattgacttcggtagcttttagatggcgaactagggggtcgaagttttttcttaaagagacagtacttcgactatcgaatggtcgaatagtcgaacgatttttagttcgaatagttcgattcgaagtcgtagtcgaaggtcgtagtagcccattcgatggtcgaagtagcccaaaaaaaacacttcgaaattcaaagtttttttacttcaaatccttcactcgaagttagtgaatcggccccttaatatcccagccctatttattttattaacagtTGTCTATTGTTAAATAGTCATTTAATCTCAATCTATTAATTAATAATGAAATGTAAGCTCTCTACTCTAACCTTGTTCCAgttttgcatttttacattttttttaggccCTGGACACACATATTTTCTGTCGGAGCAGTTTCTGAGCGGTCTGCTCCATGGTTTTAAAAAAGCAGACCTATGAATCAATATGCTTAGTGGTTTAAAATTTAGGCAATAGCACTTACGCTAGCGTATGTACACGGCGGTCAGCTTCTTTTAAAACCATGGCGCGAACCATGTCGAAAAAACGTATGTGTGTCTGGGGCCTTAGTTTGTTTTACTGCCTTTTCTTGTATCTCACTTTGATCAACAATTCAGATCAACTGGGATATTTACCAGTGAGCTGCTGTTATCAAGAGTAAACTGGCCAAGATTGTCTCACTGAATCTGACTTTGCACTCAAGGGGTTGGTTTATGCATTCCGCCTGTTATGCCCCATTTTGTAATTGCTTTGTGGTACAAAACATGAAAAcctgaaatgtatttttcataaatattagCTTAGCAGCAGTGGGGTGTTGCTCCcattatcagtgtcggactgggacaccaggggcccacccagaccaggggcccactctaagtattattttcttcctttccttagtcaacctctattcccctaatcttttttctttccatactataacatattattccatctatttagcctctttattctcatagaaatagggaatggccatgaaataagccaaatgtttagaagcaggagggcccactgacaccttggcccaccgggagttttcttggtatccttgtgggccagtccgaca from Xenopus laevis strain J_2021 chromosome 5S, Xenopus_laevis_v10.1, whole genome shotgun sequence includes the following:
- the p2ry12.S gene encoding P2Y purinoceptor 12; protein product: MEYSGYGAVPINIAMSNPTNNSRTNSTCSLDNHTNTVVFSVLYIVLFIVGVIMNGLAVHVFFRIPSNSNFVIFLKNSVISDCLMILTFPFKILSDSKLGLWKLKGFVCQVTSVIFYFTMYISIIFLGLITIDRYLKTVRPFHNSHANLRPVKIISTLIWIIMFSISLPNMIFTSKTQTQKNVKKCYLLKSDFGLMWHEIVNFICQFIFWVAFAIIVVCYLLITRKLLQSYKKTRSERRKSRRKVNIKVFIIIAVFFVCFVPFHFARIPYTLSQTRDVFQCSANTLFYVKESTLWLSSLNACLDPFIYFFLCRSFRNSLLAMWRKRQLCVSSYDSPRNAKRIKIRREETNI